The sequence AGGACCTCCATAGCCTCTACTTCCCTtacatttccttctttttatattttagttttcttgaATATATCATTTTCTATAATCCCCTCCAGAATGTGTTATTTAAAGATTTGCCCTCCACCCCTCATATAATGTTAGCGGCTACACAGAAACACCTACACTatatggggagagagagagagagagagagagagagagagagaggccttTTAAATATGAGAGAATGCCCTCTAAGTTGTTATGTAGTAGTTTCTCTTGAACATTCTCATTAATTGTTCTGGCTTCTGATGAGGCAGTGTTGTGAATTTCAGATCAACAGGAAGAGAGGCTACAACTCTTAACGGCTTTCGGGGTCTTGTCTGAGCAAGCACAATCACAATTCAATTATCTGATCAAGAACACGTACTGTTCCACGTTTTTCTATCTTATTCATGTCAAGCAACAGTTAGTGACATGTTCTAGAGCTACCAAAAAGCTCTTGTTGCCAAAGATGTTGCCAAGGTATGATCCAAATGACAGTGAAACTGGAATGAAGCTTTTGGAGGAACTGACCACAAATGCATGCCAACTGCAACAACAGGTATTAGAGGAGATAGTGAAACAAAATGTGCAGACAGAATATCTTAGGAGCTTTCTCAATGGCCATTCTGATAAGAAACTTTTCAAGGAGAAAGTTCCTATTGTGAATTATGAAGATATCAAGCCTTACATCGAGCGAATTGCCAATGGGGAGTCATCAGAAATCATTTCATCTCAACCAATCACCGAGCTTCTCACAAGGTATAGAATTTGACAGcaatttttttgggctaataTTGTATCAGAGTTCCTCGAGCACCTgactattatatatttatgattaattctaaaatttatcCAACTTTTGGCAGCTCGGGAACTTCGGGAGGGCAGCCAAAGATGATGCCTTCAACTGCTGAAGACTTGGATAGAAAGACATTCTTCTATAACCTCCTTGTGCCTGTGATGAACAAGTGAGAAGccttttctctttgttttcttattttaaataaCTTGATAATTTCAATGAAACGTAAAAATTAAACTAcgaaaatttttgttgaaaagacTAAGAGATACTAGTTGAACTACAAAGctattggctttttttttttttttccttttatgatttaattttgaaaaaaagaatgtAACAGTGAAAGCTAGGATACTAAATAAATGTGCATTTATAAATTCAGGTACGTGAATGGCTTAGATCAAGGAAAAGGAATGTACCTTTTGTTTATCAAACCAGAAATTATAACTCCTGCTGGTTTGACGGCAAGACCTGTGCTAACAAGCTATTACAAGAGCAATAACTTCAGAAACCGGCCTTTCAATCGGTTTAATATCTACACAAGCCCGGATGAGACTATCTTGTGTTCAGACAGCAAGCAGAGCATGTATTGTCAATTACTTTGTGGCCTAGTACAGAGGGATGAGGTTCTAAGGGTTGGTGCTGTTTTCGCGTCTGCTTTCCTGCGAGCTATCAAATTCTTAGAGGAGAATTGGAGAGCAATGTGTTCTAACATTAGAACTAGTCATGTCAGTGACTGGATCACTGATCCCAGTTGCAGAAATGCTGTGTCTTTAATCCTTGGCAAACCCAATTCAGATTTGGCTGATTTGATTGAGTATGAATGTGGCAGTAAATCATGGGAAGGGATAATTAAAAAGCTTTGGCCTAGAACAAAGTACATCGAAGTCATTGTTACAGGGTCTATGGCCCAATACATCCCGACTCTTGAATTTTACAGCGGTGGAATCCCTTTAGTATCAACTATGTATGCTTCTTCTGAATGCTACTTTGGTATCAATTTCAAACCGCTTAGCAAGCCTTCTGATGTGTCTTACACACTCCTCCCTAACATGGCCTACTTTGAGTTCCTACCTGTG comes from Castanea sativa cultivar Marrone di Chiusa Pesio chromosome 3, ASM4071231v1 and encodes:
- the LOC142629630 gene encoding indole-3-acetic acid-amido synthetase GH3.17-like; translation: MLPRYDPNDSETGMKLLEELTTNACQLQQQVLEEIVKQNVQTEYLRSFLNGHSDKKLFKEKVPIVNYEDIKPYIERIANGESSEIISSQPITELLTSSGTSGGQPKMMPSTAEDLDRKTFFYNLLVPVMNKYVNGLDQGKGMYLLFIKPEIITPAGLTARPVLTSYYKSNNFRNRPFNRFNIYTSPDETILCSDSKQSMYCQLLCGLVQRDEVLRVGAVFASAFLRAIKFLEENWRAMCSNIRTSHVSDWITDPSCRNAVSLILGKPNSDLADLIEYECGSKSWEGIIKKLWPRTKYIEVIVTGSMAQYIPTLEFYSGGIPLVSTMYASSECYFGINFKPLSKPSDVSYTLLPNMAYFEFLPVEKNHEEMSEKIQCNGVSDQNCIQEEDEREGMQTVDLVDVKLGHYYELVVTTFTGLYRYRVGDILMVTGFHNKAPQFRFVHRRNVVLSIDTDKTNEEDLLNAVTQAKCLLEPLGFLVTEYTSYADTSSIPGHYVLFWELKMKGNNDFPELDYTIMEQCCSTVEELLDSVYRRCRRKDNSIGPLEIRVVKHGTFDALMDFCVSQGSSVNQYKTPRCIKSEEAIKILDAKVVGRFFSKNVPFWEPFRIEIK